A stretch of Dietzia lutea DNA encodes these proteins:
- a CDS encoding helix-turn-helix transcriptional regulator — protein MSEDRMPTTQRVLCLLDLLQRRSVWTGEELAAELGVTTRSVRRDVDRLRDLGYPVESERGAGGGYRLGSGRRLPPLLLDDREAVAVAIALRLAAGGAVAGVGEHALRALTKLDQVMPGRLRERVADVTESMVAVAGADTPVEPGLLLDLGHAVRGTEQVRLDYCDRAGRETERRVEPYRIVVLGRRWYLLCFDLDRADWRTFRLDRIRAVHRSRWRFTPRADVPDPAAHVQHAVTAAPYPHVARVTVFAPAEEVVELFPPTYGTVTGLRPADHPGGPACRLETGAADLEALAWFLARLPGEFVVESPEPLRECLAAMGGRLTDAAGRSTSPD, from the coding sequence ATGAGCGAGGACCGGATGCCCACCACCCAGCGCGTGCTGTGTCTGCTGGACCTGCTGCAGCGCCGGTCGGTGTGGACGGGCGAGGAGTTGGCGGCGGAGTTGGGCGTGACGACCCGCTCGGTCCGCCGGGATGTGGACCGCCTGCGGGACCTGGGCTATCCGGTGGAGTCCGAGCGCGGTGCGGGCGGCGGGTACCGGTTGGGTTCGGGTCGTCGCCTGCCGCCGCTGTTGCTCGACGACAGGGAGGCGGTGGCCGTCGCGATCGCCCTGCGTCTGGCGGCCGGCGGCGCGGTGGCTGGGGTCGGGGAGCACGCCTTGCGCGCGCTGACCAAGCTGGACCAGGTGATGCCCGGCCGCCTGCGGGAGCGGGTCGCCGACGTCACCGAGTCGATGGTCGCGGTCGCCGGCGCGGACACCCCGGTGGAGCCGGGTCTGCTGCTCGACCTGGGCCACGCGGTGCGGGGCACGGAGCAGGTGCGGCTGGACTACTGCGACCGCGCGGGGCGGGAGACGGAGCGGCGGGTGGAGCCGTACCGGATCGTCGTGCTGGGCCGGCGCTGGTACCTGCTGTGCTTCGATCTCGATCGCGCGGACTGGCGCACGTTCCGGCTGGACCGGATCCGCGCGGTGCACCGCAGCCGGTGGCGGTTCACCCCGCGCGCCGACGTGCCGGACCCGGCGGCGCACGTCCAGCACGCGGTCACCGCGGCGCCGTACCCGCACGTGGCGCGGGTGACGGTGTTCGCGCCCGCGGAGGAGGTGGTCGAGCTGTTCCCGCCTACCTACGGCACAGTCACCGGGCTGCGCCCCGCGGACCACCCGGGCGGCCCGGCGTGCCGACTGGAGACCGGGGCGGCCGACCTCGAGGCGCTGGCGTGGTTCCTCGCCAGACTGCCGGGGGAGTTCGTGGTGGAGTCGCCGGAGCCGTTGCGCGAGTGTCTGGCGGCGATGGGCGGGCGGCTCACGGATGCGGCGGGGCGGTCGACGTCGCCCGACTAG
- a CDS encoding DUF3592 domain-containing protein translates to MTAGTVSARRVRRAVLIRQGVRVVAAAAAVFSVLTAVLILLACFIDDQRIDRDMGSATATVTEVTDRRAAVEFDAGGGRTARPVTGVFYPTGLVEGQRVQVEFRRANPDLVRVSGRSWTVAVVPALSVPAVVVPLAALAYAAASPGVHRAVPRIPRSVPR, encoded by the coding sequence ATGACCGCGGGCACCGTCTCCGCACGTCGGGTCCGTCGCGCGGTGCTCATCCGGCAGGGCGTGCGGGTGGTGGCGGCGGCCGCGGCGGTGTTCTCCGTGCTCACGGCCGTCCTCATCCTGCTGGCGTGCTTCATCGACGACCAGCGCATCGACCGGGACATGGGCAGCGCCACGGCCACCGTCACCGAGGTCACCGACCGGCGGGCCGCGGTGGAGTTCGACGCCGGTGGCGGCCGGACGGCGCGCCCGGTGACCGGCGTGTTCTACCCGACGGGCCTGGTGGAGGGGCAGCGCGTGCAGGTGGAGTTCCGCCGGGCCAACCCCGATCTCGTCCGGGTCTCCGGCCGCAGCTGGACCGTCGCCGTCGTGCCCGCCCTGTCGGTCCCCGCGGTGGTCGTGCCGCTGGCCGCGCTCGCCTACGCCGCCGCGTCACCGGGGGTTCACCGGGCGGTACCACGAATTCCCCGGTCCGTCCCGCGCTGA
- a CDS encoding demethylmenaquinone methyltransferase encodes MSRANLDKQPRDVASMFDGVAKRYDLTNTILSGGMDHVWRRRARSLLAPRPGERILDLAAGTAVSTVELAKSGAWCVAADFSLGMLHAGAGRDVPKVAGDAMKLPFADASFDAATISFGLRNVQDTAAGLREMARVVKPGGRLAVVEFSTPVFPPFRALYMNYLMRALPKIATSVSSNPDAYVYLAESIRDWPDQQALLEMVESSGWERCSVTNLTGGIAAIHLARRPA; translated from the coding sequence GTGTCCCGCGCCAATCTCGACAAGCAGCCCCGCGACGTCGCGTCGATGTTCGACGGCGTCGCCAAGCGCTACGACCTGACCAACACGATCCTGTCCGGAGGAATGGACCACGTGTGGCGGCGCCGGGCCCGGTCGCTGCTCGCGCCCCGGCCGGGGGAGCGGATCCTCGACCTGGCCGCCGGCACCGCCGTGTCGACCGTCGAGCTGGCCAAGTCCGGCGCGTGGTGCGTGGCCGCCGACTTCTCGCTCGGCATGCTGCACGCGGGCGCCGGGCGGGACGTGCCCAAGGTCGCCGGCGACGCGATGAAGCTGCCGTTCGCCGACGCCTCCTTCGACGCCGCGACCATCAGCTTCGGCCTGCGCAACGTCCAGGACACCGCCGCCGGCCTGCGGGAGATGGCGCGCGTGGTCAAGCCGGGCGGGCGGCTGGCGGTGGTGGAGTTCTCCACGCCCGTCTTCCCGCCGTTCCGCGCGCTCTACATGAACTACCTCATGCGGGCGCTGCCGAAGATCGCCACGAGCGTGTCCTCGAACCCGGACGCGTACGTCTACCTGGCCGAGTCCATCCGCGACTGGCCGGACCAGCAGGCCCTGCTCGAGATGGTCGAGTCCAGCGGCTGGGAGCGCTGCAGCGTCACCAATCTCACCGGCGGCATCGCCGCGATCCATCTGGCCCGCCGCCCAGCCTGA
- a CDS encoding glycosyltransferase family 4 protein, whose protein sequence is MRVAIVTESFLPNVNGVTNSVLRVLEYARRHGHDCLVVAPSDQVGFWQGAAGAVQAHPLVSAVSPYLGRPASDGPDPDHHLGYPVHRVTAVRVPVVSSLPVGAPSPSVYAVLRDFAPDVVHLASPFVLGAAGAAAARALGVPSVAVYQTDVAGFADAYGIGVLADAAWAWTRAIHATCDRTLAPSTAAMADLAAHGIPRLYRWGRGVDAERFSPTRRSAALHRLWSPDGRPVVGFVGRLAPEKHVERLRPLADRSGPGGDVQLVVVGDGPDRPALQAAMPHAIFTGELHGEALAQAYATLDVFCHAGEFETFCQSVQEAHASGVPVIGPDAGGPRDLVQAGVNGVLLDPRRYAAEVSAALDAVLADRDRLAAAARATVVGRTWEAVCGQLFDHYVAAGARSSTGRVRVGVGRAG, encoded by the coding sequence GTGCGCGTAGCCATCGTCACCGAATCGTTCCTGCCGAACGTCAACGGCGTCACCAACTCCGTCCTGCGCGTGCTGGAGTACGCGCGCCGACACGGCCACGACTGCCTCGTCGTCGCCCCGTCTGACCAGGTCGGCTTCTGGCAGGGCGCGGCCGGTGCCGTGCAGGCGCACCCGCTGGTCAGCGCCGTCTCGCCCTACCTCGGTCGGCCCGCGTCCGACGGCCCCGACCCCGACCACCACCTCGGCTACCCCGTCCACCGGGTCACGGCCGTGCGGGTACCGGTGGTGTCCTCGCTGCCGGTCGGGGCGCCCAGCCCGAGTGTGTACGCCGTCCTGCGGGACTTCGCACCCGACGTGGTGCACCTCGCGTCCCCGTTCGTGCTCGGCGCGGCCGGCGCCGCCGCGGCCCGAGCACTGGGCGTGCCCTCGGTGGCGGTGTACCAGACCGACGTGGCCGGCTTCGCCGACGCGTACGGGATCGGCGTCCTCGCCGACGCGGCCTGGGCCTGGACCCGGGCGATCCACGCGACCTGCGACCGCACCCTCGCCCCGTCGACCGCGGCGATGGCGGACCTGGCCGCCCACGGCATCCCGCGCCTGTACCGGTGGGGGCGGGGCGTCGACGCCGAGCGGTTCTCGCCCACCCGGCGCAGCGCGGCCCTGCACCGGCTGTGGTCCCCGGACGGGCGGCCCGTCGTCGGATTCGTCGGCAGGCTCGCGCCGGAGAAGCACGTCGAGCGCCTCCGGCCACTGGCCGACCGTTCCGGCCCGGGCGGCGACGTCCAACTCGTCGTCGTCGGCGACGGACCCGACCGCCCCGCACTGCAGGCGGCCATGCCCCACGCCATCTTCACCGGCGAGCTCCACGGCGAGGCCCTCGCCCAGGCCTACGCCACGCTCGACGTGTTCTGCCACGCCGGCGAGTTCGAGACGTTCTGCCAGTCCGTCCAGGAGGCCCACGCCTCGGGCGTGCCCGTGATCGGCCCGGACGCCGGGGGCCCGCGCGATCTCGTGCAGGCCGGAGTCAACGGCGTCCTGCTCGACCCGCGCCGGTACGCCGCCGAGGTCTCCGCGGCCCTCGACGCCGTCCTCGCCGACCGCGATCGGCTGGCCGCCGCCGCCCGCGCCACCGTCGTGGGGCGCACCTGGGAGGCCGTCTGCGGACAGCTGTTCGACCACTACGTCGCCGCCGGCGCCCGCTCGTCCACGGGCCGGGTCCGCGTGGGTGTCGGCCGGGCCGGGTAG
- the menD gene encoding 2-succinyl-5-enolpyruvyl-6-hydroxy-3-cyclohexene-1-carboxylic-acid synthase, producing MTATPSNPSTAQARVLVDEMVRHGITDAVLCPGSRSAPLALALAAAERAGRIALHVRIDERGAGFTALGLALGSKRPVPVVVTSGTAVANLHPAMVEAAHSGVPVLALTANRPPELRGTGANQTIDQVGLFGPHARAVIELGAAGDPVTEHRHWRSAIGRAILTATAAADPGPVQVDIAFREPLVPGEGDEEFVLEGGPGGYDDDEVDPGDGSRGLPEGRPGGRPWVQRAGAGVDSAPAASAVAVDLTRPTLVVSGVGAAPVSGLVGVPTVAEPGAPVPLHPVHPLAIPSLRPEQVVVTGRPTLHRSVTRLLADPGVDLVILDAGPRSPNPTGSAAELADSVLTGWGVEQSWTENTARADAHARAAVDRLLDEHLDAGAPTGLHVARAVARGVRAGDNLVVGASNAVRDLSFVGPIDPDVSVYANRGASGIDGTVSTAIGVALSAPGRTVALLGDLTFLHDISGLLLGPRERHPADLLIVVADDDGGGIFSLLEQGDPRLAADFERVFGTPHGANLGALCAGAGVPFTDTDPAGLEAILAQPSVPVAHHDIVPEGLRVVRVGTDRQGLRELHATLRSEAVEPEAAASGTASSSTAASGTAASSTAASGTAASETSARGLAGPGATEPGASDPE from the coding sequence ATGACTGCCACGCCGAGCAACCCCAGTACCGCGCAGGCCCGTGTCCTGGTGGACGAGATGGTCCGCCACGGGATCACCGACGCGGTCCTGTGCCCGGGTTCGCGCAGTGCCCCACTGGCCCTCGCGCTGGCCGCGGCGGAGCGGGCCGGTCGGATCGCGCTGCACGTGAGGATCGACGAGCGCGGTGCCGGGTTCACGGCGCTCGGACTCGCGCTGGGCTCGAAGCGGCCGGTCCCCGTCGTCGTCACCTCGGGCACCGCGGTCGCCAACCTCCATCCGGCGATGGTCGAGGCGGCCCATTCCGGCGTGCCGGTGCTGGCGCTCACGGCCAACCGCCCGCCGGAGCTGCGGGGGACCGGCGCCAACCAGACCATCGACCAGGTGGGGCTTTTCGGGCCGCACGCACGCGCGGTGATCGAGCTCGGCGCGGCCGGCGATCCCGTCACCGAGCACCGCCACTGGCGCTCCGCGATCGGCCGCGCGATCCTCACGGCCACCGCGGCCGCGGACCCGGGCCCGGTGCAGGTGGACATCGCCTTCCGCGAGCCGCTGGTGCCGGGCGAGGGCGACGAGGAGTTCGTCCTCGAGGGCGGCCCAGGGGGTTACGACGACGACGAGGTGGACCCCGGCGACGGCTCCCGCGGACTGCCGGAGGGGCGCCCGGGCGGTCGTCCGTGGGTGCAGCGGGCGGGCGCGGGGGTCGATTCGGCTCCCGCCGCCTCGGCGGTGGCGGTGGACCTCACTCGGCCCACGTTGGTCGTCTCGGGCGTCGGGGCGGCGCCGGTCTCCGGGCTGGTGGGCGTACCGACGGTCGCCGAGCCCGGCGCGCCGGTCCCGCTGCACCCGGTGCACCCGCTGGCGATCCCGTCGCTGCGGCCCGAGCAGGTGGTGGTCACCGGCCGGCCGACGCTGCACCGGTCCGTGACGCGGTTGCTGGCCGATCCGGGGGTCGACCTGGTGATCCTCGACGCCGGCCCGCGCTCGCCCAATCCCACGGGCAGCGCCGCCGAGCTCGCCGACTCCGTGCTCACCGGCTGGGGGGTCGAGCAGTCGTGGACCGAGAACACCGCCCGCGCCGACGCCCACGCCCGCGCGGCCGTCGACCGGCTGCTCGACGAGCACCTGGACGCGGGCGCCCCGACGGGCCTGCACGTGGCCCGCGCCGTGGCCCGCGGCGTCCGGGCGGGGGACAACCTCGTGGTGGGCGCCTCGAACGCCGTGCGGGACCTGTCCTTCGTGGGGCCGATCGACCCCGACGTGTCCGTGTACGCCAATCGCGGCGCGTCGGGGATCGACGGGACGGTGTCCACGGCGATCGGTGTCGCGCTGTCGGCTCCCGGTCGGACCGTGGCGCTGCTGGGTGACCTGACGTTCCTGCACGACATCTCGGGACTGCTGCTCGGCCCCCGCGAGCGCCACCCGGCGGACCTGCTCATCGTGGTGGCCGACGACGACGGCGGCGGCATCTTCTCCCTGCTCGAGCAGGGAGATCCGCGACTGGCCGCCGACTTCGAGCGGGTCTTCGGCACCCCGCACGGCGCGAACCTCGGTGCGCTCTGCGCGGGAGCCGGGGTGCCGTTCACCGACACCGATCCCGCCGGGCTCGAGGCGATCCTCGCGCAGCCGTCGGTGCCGGTCGCGCACCACGACATCGTCCCCGAGGGCCTGCGTGTGGTGCGGGTGGGCACCGACCGGCAGGGTCTGCGCGAGTTGCACGCGACCCTGCGCTCGGAGGCCGTGGAGCCCGAGGCGGCAGCGTCCGGCACTGCGTCGTCCAGCACCGCAGCGTCCGGAACCGCAGCGTCCAGCACCGCGGCGTCCGGCACGGCGGCGTCCGAGACCTCGGCGCGCGGACTCGCGGGTCCCGGGGCGACCGAGCCCGGGGCCTCGGACCCCGAATGA
- a CDS encoding geranylgeranyl reductase family protein, whose product MESRRRLPSSTDVLVVGCGPAGAATATWLARAGREVTVLDAAGFPRDKTCGDGLTPRAMLEVDRLGLGAWARDRITIRGLELRGFGHERRVPWPAGEHGGTGSAVRRTVFDDRLRQAAVEAGAVVRDGVRVTGVERGDDGEVTAVLAGDDRVECRTLVVADGVRSPVGRLLGRSWHRDTVYAVAARSYVGSARHDHPWIGSDLELRDAAGAIQPGYGWVFPLGDGEVNLGVGALATSARPANVAVKELLQHYARSVRDDWALQAEPRAVTSALLPMGGAVSGVAGRNWAAVGDAAACVNPLNGEGIDYALEGGRLLAELILAGHGTGAGGVGPGRSRPSPDGSPGARTVPAGARTEPLTHAWPEVLRRTYGEAFAIARDAARLLTYPRFLPMAGPVGMRSQTLMTAAVRCMSNTVADSDRDVVARAWRAAGSVARRLDRRPLFAY is encoded by the coding sequence ATGGAGTCCCGGCGGCGTCTTCCCTCTTCGACCGATGTCCTCGTGGTGGGCTGCGGCCCGGCGGGGGCGGCGACCGCGACGTGGTTGGCGCGGGCGGGTCGCGAGGTCACGGTGCTCGACGCCGCGGGATTCCCACGCGACAAGACGTGTGGGGACGGCCTGACGCCGCGGGCGATGCTCGAGGTGGACCGGCTGGGCCTGGGCGCGTGGGCGCGGGACCGGATCACCATCCGCGGCCTCGAGCTGCGGGGCTTCGGCCACGAGCGCCGGGTGCCGTGGCCGGCGGGTGAGCACGGCGGCACGGGGTCGGCGGTGCGGCGGACGGTGTTCGACGACCGGCTGCGGCAGGCGGCTGTCGAGGCCGGCGCGGTGGTGCGCGACGGCGTGCGGGTGACGGGCGTGGAGAGGGGCGACGACGGCGAGGTCACCGCCGTCCTGGCCGGGGACGATCGCGTGGAGTGCCGGACGTTGGTGGTGGCCGATGGCGTGAGATCGCCGGTGGGTCGTCTGCTGGGTCGGTCGTGGCATCGCGACACGGTCTACGCCGTGGCGGCGCGGTCGTATGTCGGGTCCGCTCGGCATGACCATCCGTGGATCGGGTCCGACCTCGAGCTGCGCGACGCGGCGGGTGCCATCCAGCCCGGCTACGGGTGGGTGTTCCCGCTCGGCGACGGCGAGGTCAACCTCGGGGTGGGTGCGCTGGCGACGTCGGCGCGGCCGGCGAACGTGGCGGTCAAGGAGCTGCTGCAGCACTACGCCCGTAGCGTGCGCGACGACTGGGCGTTGCAGGCTGAGCCGCGGGCGGTGACGTCTGCGCTGCTGCCGATGGGCGGTGCGGTCTCGGGGGTGGCGGGCCGCAACTGGGCGGCGGTGGGTGATGCGGCGGCGTGCGTGAACCCGCTCAACGGTGAGGGCATCGACTACGCGCTCGAGGGCGGGCGGCTGCTGGCCGAGCTGATCCTCGCCGGCCACGGCACGGGCGCGGGCGGCGTCGGCCCGGGCAGGAGCCGCCCGTCGCCAGACGGATCCCCCGGCGCCCGCACGGTCCCCGCGGGTGCCCGCACGGAGCCGCTGACGCACGCGTGGCCGGAGGTGCTGCGGCGGACGTACGGCGAGGCGTTTGCGATCGCCCGGGACGCCGCCCGGCTGCTCACGTACCCGCGGTTCCTGCCGATGGCCGGGCCGGTGGGGATGCGGTCACAGACGTTGATGACGGCGGCGGTGCGTTGCATGTCCAACACTGTGGCGGATTCGGACCGCGACGTGGTGGCGCGGGCGTGGCGGGCGGCCGGGTCGGTGGCCCGCAGGCTCGACCGGCGCCCGCTGTTCGCCTACTGA